The following coding sequences are from one Haliotis asinina isolate JCU_RB_2024 chromosome 3, JCU_Hal_asi_v2, whole genome shotgun sequence window:
- the LOC137278660 gene encoding collagen alpha-4(VI) chain-like, whose translation MAMSSGLLVLAVLAVGVFAQRNGLPDFDQTMPSCRGKEADIFFILDSSSSIYIEDYELQRQFVREVINRLDISALSTRVGALAFSDNYRISFNLGEFQTKEELRNAVNDRNIPYLTGLTNTAEAIRTVRTNNQFRADVTRVIVVVTDGYSRQPGATRNEADTARREGFYMFVIGVGQYTDEREWRAIANDPDSSFMYNITNYRGLDRLYSTIPNNICNLPPIILNSGTCNVAENADLIFVAGPSEADNAFSIVSNMVNALRDARGQLRLSLLLGSCRANEVPLSDPSLFCNNFGDPIPRQDSYSNLLKEMRAEARDARGTRPQANQVAILFLDQQTMELGRFDILRQARDAQFDGIDIYVVDLGVRTNQNFLGSIASSRDNVLSTSGPGNLENILLNKVCDTLNQVSNPLPTLPSS comes from the exons GTTCTTGCGGTTGGGGTATTCGCAC AACGTAACGGCCTACCGGATTTCGACCAGA CAATGCCATCCTGTCGTGGAAAAGAGGCCGATATCTTCTTCATCTTGGACTCGTCCAGCTCAATCTACATTGAGGACTACGAACTACAACGTCAGTTTGTCCGGGAGGTGATCAACCGGCTCGACATATCTGCACTGAGCACACGCGTGGGCGCCCTGGCTTTCAGCGATAACTATCGTATCTCTTTTAACCTTGGCGAGTTCCAGACCAAAGAGGAGCTGCGTAATGCCGTCAACGACAGGAACATCCCCTACCTCACAGGACTTACCAACACCGCCGAGGCTATCAG AACTGTCCGAACAAACAATCAGTTCCGCGCCGACGTGACCCGGGTCATCGTTGTGGTGACTGATGGCTACTCGCGTCAGCCCGGCGCTACCCGGAACGAGGCAGACACCGCAAGGCGTGAGGGCTTCTATATGTTTGTTATCGGCGTCGGGCAATACACGGACGAAAGAGAATGGAGAGCCATTGCCAACGACCCAGACAGCAGCTTCATGTACAACATCACCAACTACAGGGGTCTCGACAGACTCTACAGTACTATTCCCAACAACATCTGCAATCTCCCGCCAATTATACTCAACAGCGGAA CCTGCAATGTCGCCGAGAACGCTGACCTCATCTTCGTCGCCGGACCATCAGAAGCTGACAACGCCTTCAGCATCGTAAGCAACATGGTGAACGCCCTCCGAGACGCCCGTGGTCAGCTGCGTCTGTCCCTGCTCCTCGGCTCATGTCGAGCTAACGAAGTTCCTCTCTCCGACCCCTCCCTCTTCTGCAACAACTTCGGCGACCCGATCCCTCGCCAGGATTCCTACAGTAACCTGTTGAAGGAGATGCGGGCCGAGGCTAGGGATGCACGGGGCACAAGACCTCAAGCTAACCAG GTGGCCATCTTGTTCCTAGACCAGCAAACCATGGAACTAGGTAGATTCGACATTCTCCGCCAAGCCAGGGACGCCCAGTTCGACGGCATTGACATCTACGTTGTCGACCTTGGTGTCAGGACCAACCAGAACTTCTTGGGTAGTATCGCTTCGAGCAGAGATAATGTCCTGTCCACCAGTGGCCCCGGGAATCTGGAGAACATCCTCCTCAACAAAGTCTGTGACA CTTTAAATCAAGTCTCAAACCCCCTGCCAACTCTCCCCTCATCCTAA